CCTGGTCCATATTCAGAGTCTGAGCCTAATCATTAAATCAGGAAAACTGCTGCCCTCAGAGAAGGTGTAACCCATCCTACATTTATaaatcaaatcaaaactacagaagaaaatgaaaaatgcgTGTATGAGATTGCCTTTATCCTGAAGTCATCACTAGGCACTGGCAAAAGAACCAGATGCTTCATGAACTGCCAGCTGTGTTGCAAGGGCAGCCCGCTTGGCCCCTCCAGGCTTCAGTGAAATTGTGGAGAGATACCCTGTAGGCTCTCGTGTGGACATCTATGAGGTGTCACATGTACTGTATTTTGTCCAGTGCTCTGCACACACTTGGTGCTCAGAAAGTAGTAGCAATATGTATTAGCAACATTGTAGACATCAATCCactttggtattatttcttcccaAAGTAGCAATTCTTCTGTGTTCACAAAAAATAAGTGGAAAGGGCATGTTAACCTCAGTAAACTGTCCCCCGTTCCCAACAAATTCAACTCAGATGTCCTTCCTCATGGAGAGAGGGATCACATAGAAACATCATCTATAATACCATTGTTTTTGATGTGGCTACAGATATGACACTACGCGATATCGTGTACACAAGTGATTTTGAGTCACAAATTGAAATCAATACTAGGCTATATTCTTATTTTCCCAGATGTAATTCCCTTGCTCAGTGTGATTCAGCAGAAACAACATCCCAGATGACACAATTTCCACATGCTCATCTCAGGTGGCTCTCCCTGGGGAAGGAATGGCAACCCTCAGTTGTGGGTGTGAATCCACACATAACTGTCTGCTGAAGGTAGAGGAATGTAGCAAAACTTGTCTACGATGAGGCTCCATGTGAGTGGACAATCCCAACTTGAAACCTCATTACAGAGCATTCATTCCAAGAGAATCAACTTTGAGATGCACAGGAACGGGATTCCACAGGAACCCAACTGCACTGCTCTCTGCTCTCCAGTCACTGGGTGTGCTTAGCATTCCAAGAAGAAAGCCTAAGAGGAGGGACCATCCTGCGCCCAATGTTGGTCTGTGCAATCTGGAAGCTATGCTCATCCAAACTCGTTGTGTCTTCAAGGGCTGAACCCTTCCCAACCCCCCAAGTAGCTCCCCAAGTAGAACACAACACCATCTGCAACTTGACATTTGTGATTTGCACTTTTGGATATTTGACCGTGATTTCTGTGAGGCCTGTCCTTACTATTGCTGGGACATCTGCAAGTTCAGGCCAGGAAGGGGTAGACACAGGACCCACAGCCAGGCTGACCATACCTAAGGTCACCAAGGTATGGGGACCCAGGTGACATGAGCCAAGCAACTAAAACAAAGCCAGCACTCCTCCTAGACTGTGACAGGAGACAGCACAAAGCAAGCACGGAGTTGAGAGACAGGAACCAAGAATGAGGCACCTACCTGTTGGCTTGGATGACAGGGTGAGGGCGGGAACCTGGTGGAGTTGGCAGAGGAGAGTCTGGGCCAGTGTTTTCTGAAGAATCTTCTCAGCAGCCCACACTTAACAGATCCCTCCAGGGTGGTTTTCCCAGACCCCAAGGGGCCCAACAATTGCAGTTTGATTCCAGCCTGGAGGTTCTGTGAGGGTCACAGCTACTGGAGGAAGGGTCCTCAGTGCGTATCCTAAACACAGGTGACAGAAGATGTGTTACTCACAGAAAAAGGCAAGGCCCTGAgcagattttaaattttgctcCAGGTTCAGAACTCCTGCCTGGTCTGTGctttttgtgataagaacttttaagagcTACTCCCTTAGGAACTTTCAAATATGGAGTAGAGTGTAATGAACTATGGTCCCATCCTGTACAGTACATCCTgggacttacttattttacacCTGGAAGTGGTAATCTGGTCAGCGATGTTACCCATGTCTTATTCTGTTGCTGCCCTTATGAAAATCAGGTCAGCATGCTGTTGCAGTGTCCGCATGCCATCCCAGCACTCCAGGATGCATGGGTGTCTGCAGGCACTTCATAGTGACCGTGCACGGGTCCCCATACCTGCCAATTTCACTACAGCCCTGATGCCCTGCGCCCCAGCATTTATACACTGCAACACATTATATTTCACTATAGATATTCCCTTTGATGTCTTTGGTATGTCACAGGGAGGCCATTCCATTCACATTTAACATAATCTGTGCAGGTACTTGTCACCCGTGaactcctccccctgcccagtgCTATGTAGAACTTGACGCTGTCCTTATTCTAGCTTCTCCCTTAGCTGCAAATTCCAGTAAGTTCAGACACAAAgccctgcaggggaggggaagggctgggggacCCCTGAATTGTGACCCaagtcagtgcagaggctgaagACGTTCTGTTGTGACACAGTCACTCATCCCAGAACTGCCCATCAGGCAGGAAGAAATGGGGTCACTGGATCTCTCCCTGATGCCATGTAGTGTTACAGATAAGCCCTTGACCCCAGAAGCAAATCTGCCTCCCAACACTCTAATTTAACCTTCAAAGcctgccctttccccttccctttaaGTCAGTCCCTGgttctccctcccctgcagggAAAGCATCTGAACTGCAGTCACCATGTCCTGTGAGCAACACCATCCATTAGGAGTATGTCATCAAGTGGAATAAAACATTCTCCACCTAGTTTGTAACACACAGCTTACTAACATACCGAATCTTTTGAGGGCACTGGTGTCCTCTTCTCCTGTgacaggggaaaggcagaaaccTAATTCTGGCTATAATTGTACCACCAGCTGCCGGGGGACACTGTGCAATAATTGACTTGTGGCCCTTTCTGTTTTGTGTGCTGTTGATCTTGGCACCTTGACTTTGGCCAGCACTTCTGCCCAGTGTGCAGGATTTAGGGGATCCCCTCTGCCTGAGCCCCTCTGGTCCTTGCACTCTGAAGACCCTAGAGGCATGGTAGCCATGGCACACTGCTGAAGCCCCAGAGAACTTCCAGAAGCCTCTCTGCCCCAAGGCTGGCTTGCTCCTGGCAGCTGAGGGAGGGCATGTCTGTGCCCCGCCCAGCGCTGCCCTCCACTGACTCCAGCTCACTGGTTCAAATGACCTTGACGGCAGTGCTGGTGAAAAGCTGCTCAGTCTAAAGGGAGACAAACTTAGAAAACACAACCCTTCTGAAAACTCCGAAGATGCACTTTGAAACTTTtcacaagtttaaaaaatatacataacttTGAAAAGCACACAAGCTTCTAATATCTGAAGTTCACACATCACCCAgctcttcctgctttccttcaCATTGGCACCTGCACATGTTCTCAGAGTCTTGGTCTGAACTCCCAGCATAGTGTGGACAGCAGGCTGAGCAATCCTGACATGGTGAAGCAAGATGACAGTCACAAGGAGTCCTTTCTAAGGGATGTTCAGAGACCAACTGTGGCAGACTGCATGTTCCAAAGACGGCCCCAGCCTTGTCTTCATCCCACACGCCCCTCTGCTCAGTGGCCTTGGCTCTCCCCATCATGAGGTAGGGTCTCAGCCCGTCTCCGGGTCCCTGAGCCATCCCTGGTGACAGGCTCCAAATACCTGCAGGAGCAGAGTCTCACCAAGGACCAAGGTCAGGCCATAGGAGTCTGGAGCTCCTTGTGAGCGTCCTGACACACCTGTtgttgggacttgaactcagagaCGCCTTCAAACTGTGCGAGCCCAAGCAATGGGGAGGGCTGGGCAAGCGCTCTGGTCACCAGCCCAGGCTGAACGCCCCGCCCACACCTGCATCTAGGACATCCCACCAGTGGGCCTGTGTGGACACCAGCCATTCCCAAGCAACAGGGAGTTCCAGCTCTTGGAGAGACTTCCAGGAAGAACCATGCCCCTGAGCCCAGGTGGGAAACGGGAGAGACAATTTTTGACAAAATCACAGAGCTGCGAGGATTCCGAGAGTGTGTTTACATTAACAGATAACCGGTCTCTCCACTGCTTCCCCAGTGGTGCCACCCTGTCCTAAAACCCTCATGTGGACCCAGCCTCATCTCCCCACACCATCACCTCACTCTCTTTCCATGTTCTCTAGATACACTGTCTCTTTTCTCCGGGGTTCTGAGCCCGAGCCTCTGCTCAGACACCCCTCTTTTTTCCTGTCCCCCTGACCGGTTCCTCTGGGTTCTCATCAGACACCTCTTCCTCCTGCTGTTCTGAgctacctcctccccctcccagcaCCTGCTCCTCCTGGCAGTTGGGGATGTGCCTTCCACCAGGTGATGGCTGAGACCCAGCAGGTGCTGCATCAGTTCTGGTTGTTCCAATACAGTTTCCCCCTGGCAGAAGGGATTCCGCTGGGGAGTCCCCACCTCTCCTGTGACTGCCCCTGACAGCACTGTCAGGAAGCCCATAGAATTTCCCTGCACACACCACATTTGTCATTTTAGGTTAAACAGTTGGAAATGTAAGCGTCTAGGAGGGAAGTCTCATGGAGAGTCCTTCCGCCATGACAAGTGGCCCAGTCCAAAGGGACTTGTCTCAAGGTGCTGGAGGTCTTGTGGGCTGAGACCTGCTGTCTTCCACCTCATGTGCTCATGACCGGTTACGGGGTCTATTAACTACAACCTTACATCTTCTCCTCATGCTTTCTGAGTGGGAACATGAGTCAATTAACctgcagagagaaaatagaactaTGTGCTTCTTTAGCCAGCGAACAGTAGGCAGAATGTCTTCTTTTAATCAATTCCGGGCTTAAGTGGTTGGGTGTAAATGAGGCCTCAGATGATCACTTTGGATGTCCTCACCTGTCTGCCACCTCTGAGGCCCAGTTCTATTTTTGAAGCTGGCCTCGTGTCTGGGGTTTACCCTTAACCCTTGTGGACCCAAGATACACATTCCTACAACCCACTGCATCCAGTTCTTCCTCATCCGCAAAGAGGTTACATGATCTTCTCTAGCATTTGGGGAAGATGCACCTGAAACTGACCGTGACATCTGTCCTGTACTTGGGTGGGTTGTAACCATTTGGGGTCAAATGACCATGATCTTTAAGGCACTATTCTACCTTGGTAATTCAATGTATGTATGTTCACTTTTCTAACGTGTcaagtttttcctcattgaaagAACATACCTTTGTCCTTACAGATCATTGTTCATATTTTGCTCTATTCAAGTGTTGGGATGGACACAGCCAAAGGGCAGCTGCCATGACATGTGCTTATTTACAACTACAAGAACCAGACACCATCCAGCATTCTCCTAGTGGGCCACTGGCACATTCAGTTATGTCCCTAGAGCCCAGTGACATTTTTGGCTCCATAAAAATTGAGTGTATTAAAAATTTGAAGaccttgaaatgtttttattttaaagagtaaaactacacacttcattttaaaacatgaaatgttACATGCCATTAGACAAATTCCTACAAGGCTGTTTACAACAATAATGAGAGAGTCGGGAACATTCCCAGTATAAAGTGTCACAGGATCAATTCATAACTTGGATCTTCAGCCCTTCAAGTGTTTTATCCCACACAGGAAGTTCTGGTCAGTGTTAAGATAAAATCCTCTTCTGCATATGCTGTCCCCCGTCAAGGCCTTCTTTATTGCATCATCTCACACAGTAGGAAAGCTGGCCAAGGAGGCGATACCACAGTGGTTGTCCCGGTCTTTGGCCATCAGTATATAGCCATCTATGCCCCAGGCTTCTCCCCAGCTGAAAGAAGACAGCATTTGCTATTTTACTCACACAATCAAGCACATTTATCTTTATGAACGACAGCACCTAAAACTGAGTTCTAACCCTGCACAGAATTCTATCCCCAGACCTTTAACAGACTgcaaatggagacacagaaagaagaaactCTTGGGGCCAGATGTATTTCAGAATTCATAAAATTCCCAGTTTAGAAACCAGTGGTACCAAAACTATATCAAGACCCTAGCAAGCTTGAGACAATATCTTACTGTTGTTATCATTACATGAATATGTCTGTGTTTTCCCTAAGTGGGGTTCTGGGTTCCTGAGATTTTACAAGTGTGCTCAGGGGTTTGAGGACCTGTACCCAAACCCTGATTCCAAAAAGGATTCCCTTTTCAGTTTTAAGGGtaagtatttttgtcttttataccTGTTCTTGACAATCCAATACTTTTTGTTATCCAACTCTGCTCCCTCAAAGCCATAGCCAACTATCAGAACGCCGTGGTGTAGGATTTCATGGCTGCAGTTTGAATCATAATAAATGCCTGGAAAGTAAAATTCAGTGCTGGGGTGAGGATTCCCACATGATGTGTGATAGTAACTCAGCCTATCCACCACTGTAAGGGAGGCATTTCAAAGTTCAGTGAAATGACATAATTCCAGATACGATTTAAAAGCCAGGACttttgaggggaggggcgcctgggtggctcagtgggttaaacatctgactcttggttttgactcaggtcgtgatctcacagcttgtgagatcaggctctgcactgacagtgtggagcctgcttgggattctctctctccctctgcatccccccacccccattcatgtgagcatgcactctctctctctctctctctcaaaataaatagataaactttgaaaaaaaattaaaaaatgaaagccagATCTTTTTTGAGCCAGGTGAGAGACTTAAGGCCTCGTCTAACACAAGCTGAATATGAAGTGGCACAATCTGTTTCGTAAATAACTAGTCATGAGCCATAAAAGACCACTCACAGAAACCTACTTTTAGGATGTCAGCCTAAGGAAACAGCAGAGAACACAGAATTACTTgaactaagttttttttttttttttttaattttttttcaacatttatttatttatttttgggacagagagagacagagcatgaacgggggaggggcagagagagggagacacagaatcggaaacaagctccaggctctgagccatcagcccagagcccgacgcggggctcgaactcccggaccgcgagatcgtgacctggctgaagtcggacgcttaaccgactgcgccacccaggcgcccctaagttttaaTTTCAGTAGTAGAATCATTTGAATTACTTCAAAGTTCTAGTAACTCCAAAATCAGGTAGTAAATTATATAGCCTTTTACACATATTTATGAAGTGATTAACATCATGAGGTTGTGTCTCCAGTCATTACAAATAGAAACATTAGGCACAAATATTACATGTATACAATAAACGATTGTGTTAAATCCGCACCCCCCAAAATTCTACGTGAAATTCGACATGCCAAAGAGTCAGTCTTGCTGTATGTGATGAtggtctttccatttctctgcctaAATTTCTACACAGACAAATCCTTACCTTGGTCATAGAACCGGAAGGTATCCAGGCTTGCATCTATAGCAGCAGAGACGGGACCCACAATTGCCACTGACCTCATAAGTTTGTACTCCGTCTTAGGGATTGTCAAGAACCCAGTTATGTCGGCAGCAGAACTTTCTGGATTGTATTTGCAAGATTGGAGCTTTCAAAGGTAAAGGGGTAGAGACTTGATTACTACCACCTACATCCTGGGAAACATGAGATCAAGACAGTTGCAGATATAAAGGCTACAGTCtaaattgtgaaaattaaatatggCATCTCTTTTTCCCTGAATGTGTTCAAGTTTATAACAAGATAAGGAGCTCCATTTACCTGTGCATGGTATGGATAGGATTCCTCTGAGTCCAGGCCGCCATTGTCCTTAACATACTGGAAGGCATTATCCATGCTGCCCCCACTGCAGCCCCCATTGCCTTCAGACCAAGCACAGTCCAGCAGGTTCTGCTCACTCAGTGAAACAAGTTTGTGAGTTTTCCCAAACATCTGTCCTTCGATGGCACCAGTTGCACTAAAAGCCCAGCCAGAAGCACACTGACCCTGAAACCCAAGTAAAAAGTTCTCAGCCTACAAAACAAATAGCAGGACTTGACAACAGAGCACACATATCAAAGTCTTTTAAAACATAGCAAATGGCACATTCTCAGTCTACCACAGCAAGGACACTGATCCCTTTTGCCTGTACTCTTGAGAAGAACCTGCTGAATATTGTCCCACCTGATTCTTCGTGGGAGTTACGTAGCCTTTCTTTCTCCAGTTCACAGATGAGGGGATCTCAGCAAAGAGAGGTGGTTGGAACACTTTCCCCTTCTTGTGCTTCTGGATTTGAAGACCATTCATCACCTGCCTGAATTCTTCATTGGtcttcaaggaaaagaaagtagGATGTTGACAAGTTTGAGATTACTTTGGCAAAgtactcagaaaaacaaaatgttcagcAATCCGTGCCACACTCACCATGTCACCAAAGCCATTCATTGCCATTGTGAAGCTGTGTTCCTTTTGATTGTATTCCCGATTGTGCTGTTCAATCATCTTCATATTTTCCCCCCACACTGCTCTCCTCCATCCTTCTTCATTCTAGAGGGAAGATACAATCACAcgtctttatttctatttaaaaccaACTCACCTGCACCAAGTGGATGTGctcacagagaggaggagaaaccaCAGCCAGGAATGGCCTGATGCTTCTGCGAGCTGTTCTCCAGCAACCACACAGCAGGACATATGCCCACGTTGTGTACAGTCAAGGAGCCCTGCTTACTGCCTTGGTAAGAGCGGCCTCAAGAAGCTACTCCTTGCTATGAACTCCCACAGCACAGACTGTTTTCTGCAGGGGTCCCTCTGGGCAGGTTAGATGTTACCAACCATGCCATATAGCTTCCCGTGTGTTGCCTTCCACTGGGACCATTGTTCATCTAAACTCTGATTGATTTGTGGAGCAGCTGACGCTATTCCCAAGCAAAGGGcagccaggaagagagaaggatgCATGTTTCAAAAACctaggaagggaaaagaaatgagattctGATTAGAACAATCCATTTAAAAGGGCATCCTCCTTTCTTCTAAGGTGTTAGAGCCCTGCGGTAGGGTAAAAAGATTGCATTTATCAAATGTTTACACAGGGCTGTGGAGGATGTGGGATGTGCGAGGGGCCTGATGCTCCACTCCCCGCCTTGGAACCTGCCCACCAGTTTTAAGGCATGTGGACAAGGGGCCATGACTCAGTGGGCTCTACAACCTGATGTGCAGAGATCTGGCTTCAGCGTCTGGTGGGGCCAGGCCAGGGACAGTACCTCCTGGAAGCCCCGAATCCCAAATCCTAAGGCTGGTGGCCAACCTCGTTCCCAGGTTGGCCCTCCACTCAAGCCCAACCCTGGGCCTCACCTGTGGCAGGTGTAGCTGTGTAGGCACAGTCCCAAGTACAGGGCTGGGGGTCCACTGGGTCGCGAAGTGGGTCCAAGGCTGTCGGTTTAAGGCCCATGATTCCGCCGGATCGCCCAGTGCTGACCACCTGTCCTCAAGGTGATTGGCTCagccggccggggggcggggcctctTGGCAGCGTTCCCACCTTTCTTGGGTAGGTAGTATCTGCCCAGTGGCCCTCAGGGAGACAAGCCTGCCGAACGGGAACAAGACcctggagggagaagggagggtaCAGCTCATCCCTGGGACCCGAAGCTACTAATTACCCAGACTACAAGAGATGGGCAGGTGGTCCATGAGAAGAAACTCACCGGGAGCCCCAGATTGATTTTCAGCATCAGCCTGCATGTCCTTTAGTCCTAGAGTTTTGGGTTAAAGTCTCCTGGAGGGCTGAGAGCAGGATAATCTAGCCTAGTGGTTCCTATTTATTCCAAGcaaaggtggggca
The Prionailurus viverrinus isolate Anna chromosome D4, UM_Priviv_1.0, whole genome shotgun sequence genome window above contains:
- the LOC125150860 gene encoding procathepsin L-like isoform X2, translated to MKMIEQHNREYNQKEHSFTMAMNGFGDMTNEEFRQVMNGLQIQKHKKGKVFQPPLFAEIPSSVNWRKKGYVTPTKNQGQCASGWAFSATGAIEGQMFGKTHKLVSLSEQNLLDCAWSEGNGGCSGGSMDNAFQYVKDNGGLDSEESYPYHAQLQSCKYNPESSAADITGFLTIPKTEYKLMRSVAIVGPVSAAIDASLDTFRFYDQGIYYDSNCSHEILHHGVLIVGYGFEGAELDNKKYWIVKNSWGEAWGIDGYILMAKDRDNHCGIASLASFPTV
- the LOC125150860 gene encoding procathepsin L-like isoform X1 → MHPSLFLAALCLGIASAAPQINQSLDEQWSQWKATHGKLYGMNEEGWRRAVWGENMKMIEQHNREYNQKEHSFTMAMNGFGDMTNEEFRQVMNGLQIQKHKKGKVFQPPLFAEIPSSVNWRKKGYVTPTKNQGQCASGWAFSATGAIEGQMFGKTHKLVSLSEQNLLDCAWSEGNGGCSGGSMDNAFQYVKDNGGLDSEESYPYHAQLQSCKYNPESSAADITGFLTIPKTEYKLMRSVAIVGPVSAAIDASLDTFRFYDQGIYYDSNCSHEILHHGVLIVGYGFEGAELDNKKYWIVKNSWGEAWGIDGYILMAKDRDNHCGIASLASFPTV